The Vibrio tubiashii genome includes a window with the following:
- a CDS encoding EamA family transporter, giving the protein MKRNDLLLAVLVMAIWGFNFSMIKMGVTNVHPLLATAARFALAVIPAIFFIARPNVAWRYLVGYGIVFGVGVWGMASWSITAGLSSGMSSVLLSTNVLIGMAVGIWIFKEQAPLRKIVGAALAMCALAVLVSATTGNVTLKGVALIMIAACSWTLMGVIVKASKTTQAFAFNVWGMLFSPLPLVLFAVSLHGEAIIWQAFEQWDWNTTIAVVFQAYPTTLFGYWVWNLMLIKYPLSTTAPLTLLVPVFALVSGYFMYDEVLSMAQIIASGLFLVGIGLIVKPASMQKSPTKAFGKLAR; this is encoded by the coding sequence ATGAAAAGAAATGACTTATTGCTCGCCGTGCTTGTCATGGCTATATGGGGATTTAACTTCTCGATGATCAAAATGGGGGTAACCAATGTTCACCCCTTATTGGCAACAGCAGCACGTTTTGCGCTCGCGGTGATTCCTGCGATCTTCTTTATTGCTAGGCCAAATGTCGCGTGGCGTTATCTAGTTGGCTACGGCATTGTGTTTGGGGTCGGTGTGTGGGGAATGGCCTCTTGGTCTATCACTGCAGGGCTTTCGTCTGGAATGTCTTCCGTTTTACTGTCAACCAATGTACTTATCGGCATGGCCGTCGGGATTTGGATATTCAAAGAGCAGGCACCGCTGCGCAAAATTGTTGGGGCGGCATTAGCGATGTGTGCCTTGGCGGTACTGGTTTCAGCGACGACAGGGAATGTCACCTTGAAGGGCGTTGCATTGATTATGATCGCGGCGTGCTCTTGGACCTTGATGGGCGTCATTGTTAAAGCGTCGAAGACGACACAGGCATTCGCGTTCAATGTGTGGGGAATGCTGTTTTCGCCGCTGCCACTTGTTCTATTTGCCGTGTCTCTGCATGGTGAAGCGATCATCTGGCAGGCGTTTGAACAGTGGGATTGGAACACGACGATAGCCGTGGTGTTTCAGGCGTATCCAACCACTCTGTTTGGTTACTGGGTGTGGAATCTGATGCTGATTAAGTACCCGTTAAGTACTACTGCGCCACTGACGTTACTAGTTCCAGTGTTTGCTTTAGTGAGTGGATACTTTATGTATGATGAGGTGCTGTCGATGGCACAGATCATTGCCTCTGGACTGTTTTTGGTTGGGATTGGGTTAATCGTTAAGCCTGCATCGATGCAAAAGAGCCCGACTAAAGCGTTTGGTAAGCTAGCACGATAG
- the norR gene encoding nitric oxide reductase transcriptional regulator NorR: MKANLNKVLLDIALNLSSNQNSETQYQHLIDGIDQVFPCDASALFILDQDGFLTPVAVKGISSSILARRFFPKAHPRLQAIMESKQPVRFGADCELPDPFSGILLSEEAELDVHDCMGCSLYVGGQLVGVLTLDSLTVGAFDSIDPVTIETFAALAAATLRNIAQVKALKAQNKKQKHVTETLIQQARSKQGEMVGVSPQIEKLRTNIATVAQSDYAVLITGETGVGKELVAHSVHAQSHRANKPMIYVNCAALPEGLAESELFGHVRGAFTGANSSRAGKFELADGGTIFLDELGELPLVLQAKLLRVIQQGELQRVGSDQHLLVNVRIIAATNRSLDQEVENGQFRADLYHRLNVFPISVPPLRKREGDLPVLAGYLLEKVRSQFNIPNLHLHPKSLSLLERQTWPGNVRELEHTLTRAALRAIQDQQQIITTQHFDGGIETAAKLTNNNYLPKQSQAMRGLVEDYQKDLILHALEKSNGTWAKAAEFLQMDRGNLYRMGKKLGVEV; encoded by the coding sequence ATGAAAGCTAACTTGAATAAAGTCCTGTTGGATATCGCGCTCAATTTAAGTTCCAACCAAAACAGTGAAACCCAATATCAGCATCTTATTGATGGTATTGATCAGGTGTTTCCTTGTGATGCGAGCGCGTTATTTATCCTCGACCAAGATGGCTTTCTTACTCCCGTTGCGGTTAAAGGCATATCAAGCAGCATCCTAGCGCGGCGATTCTTCCCTAAAGCTCACCCTCGCCTACAAGCCATCATGGAGAGCAAACAACCAGTCCGTTTTGGTGCCGACTGTGAATTGCCCGACCCATTTAGTGGCATCCTGTTAAGTGAAGAAGCGGAGCTTGATGTCCATGACTGCATGGGTTGCAGCTTGTATGTCGGGGGGCAGTTGGTCGGAGTGCTGACGCTAGATTCTTTAACAGTGGGGGCATTTGACAGCATTGATCCGGTGACAATCGAAACCTTCGCCGCACTTGCTGCTGCCACTCTGCGTAACATTGCCCAAGTGAAAGCCCTTAAGGCGCAAAACAAAAAGCAAAAACACGTCACGGAAACCTTGATTCAGCAAGCTCGCTCAAAGCAAGGAGAGATGGTTGGCGTTAGTCCGCAGATAGAAAAACTACGCACCAACATAGCAACGGTTGCTCAGTCTGACTATGCCGTGTTGATCACAGGGGAAACAGGGGTGGGAAAAGAGCTCGTTGCACACAGTGTGCACGCTCAAAGTCACCGCGCCAACAAGCCAATGATCTACGTAAACTGCGCCGCCCTACCTGAAGGACTTGCTGAGAGTGAGTTATTTGGTCATGTTAGAGGAGCATTTACAGGAGCGAATAGTTCCAGAGCCGGTAAGTTTGAACTTGCCGATGGCGGCACTATTTTCCTAGACGAATTGGGCGAGTTGCCACTTGTGCTGCAGGCAAAATTGCTGCGTGTGATTCAACAAGGAGAGCTGCAAAGAGTCGGTAGCGACCAACACTTGTTGGTTAATGTGCGCATTATCGCCGCTACTAACCGTTCTCTAGATCAAGAAGTCGAAAATGGGCAGTTCAGAGCCGACTTATATCACCGCCTAAATGTCTTTCCTATTTCAGTGCCACCGCTAAGAAAACGTGAAGGTGACCTACCCGTACTCGCGGGATACTTGCTAGAAAAAGTCCGCAGTCAGTTCAACATCCCTAACCTACATTTGCACCCTAAAAGCCTCAGCCTACTTGAGCGTCAAACATGGCCGGGCAATGTCCGAGAGCTTGAACATACCCTCACTAGAGCCGCGCTGCGCGCGATCCAAGATCAGCAACAGATCATTACAACCCAACACTTTGATGGTGGTATTGAAACCGCAGCAAAGCTGACAAATAACAATTACTTACCCAAACAGAGTCAAGCTATGCGTGGATTGGTTGAAGACTATCAAAAAGATCTGATCCTACATGCACTTGAGAAATCGAATGGCACGTGGGCGAAAGCTGCTGAGTTTCTACAAATGGATCGAGGCAACCTATACAGGATGGGTAAAAAGCTTGGGGTAGAGGTGTAA
- a CDS encoding phosphatase PAP2 family protein — MKRTLFAISLTMLVGSPLACAQDYNAINESVNDDIVEAGDVLAIALPATGLFASLIHQDLEGAAQLTISVLAAQGITEVTKNTVGRYRPNSDLTGASYKSFPSGHAAGAFSGAAFLQTRYGAAWGIPAYAAATFVAASRVHGNRHYPDDVLGGASIGFLVNQLVVSPYVKEGVSLTAGPSSDGGVMLGVSVTDKALQYDQGRKRGTGELPKQKRHRFQFDVGFNMTDSVDQMDDHDLLPGSKLVDDHQPFSSVIYEYTIDSETSVEFSLTPSETRRYGTANGEFSVDNTTYSPGSDIYLAFKQWNAGGTYYQHYQINDKFNLSAGVGLYGFLVELEADHLRGGNYASEGGYQFMPSVTGKAQYKLIGDLYLQGLANYQTWSNDQVGYVEAGFNYAVNKDWELGLKYTMSRNEWRDVGVKYRANAVVLSFANRF, encoded by the coding sequence ATGAAAAGAACATTATTTGCGATAAGCTTAACTATGCTTGTTGGCAGTCCATTGGCCTGCGCGCAAGACTACAATGCCATCAACGAGTCAGTGAATGACGATATCGTTGAAGCGGGTGATGTCCTTGCCATCGCCCTACCTGCAACCGGTCTATTTGCTTCCCTAATTCATCAAGACCTTGAAGGGGCAGCTCAACTGACCATCTCGGTTCTCGCCGCTCAAGGCATTACCGAGGTTACTAAAAATACGGTCGGACGTTACCGACCAAATTCAGACCTGACAGGCGCAAGTTATAAGTCGTTCCCTTCGGGTCATGCTGCTGGCGCGTTTTCCGGTGCTGCATTCTTACAAACTCGCTACGGCGCTGCGTGGGGCATACCTGCATACGCAGCGGCGACGTTTGTTGCGGCAAGCCGCGTTCACGGTAACCGTCACTACCCTGATGACGTACTTGGAGGAGCAAGCATTGGTTTCCTTGTGAACCAATTGGTCGTTTCACCATACGTTAAAGAGGGCGTTAGCCTCACTGCTGGCCCAAGTTCTGACGGCGGCGTCATGCTAGGGGTGTCTGTAACGGATAAAGCGCTGCAATACGATCAAGGTCGCAAGCGCGGAACAGGTGAGTTGCCTAAGCAGAAGCGTCATCGCTTTCAGTTTGATGTCGGCTTTAATATGACAGATTCCGTCGATCAAATGGATGATCACGATCTCTTGCCTGGCTCTAAGCTGGTTGATGACCACCAACCCTTCTCTTCAGTCATTTATGAGTACACGATAGACAGTGAAACCTCCGTTGAGTTTTCTTTAACGCCGTCTGAAACTCGTCGCTATGGGACTGCAAATGGGGAGTTTTCCGTAGACAATACCACTTATAGTCCAGGTTCAGACATTTACCTCGCTTTTAAGCAGTGGAATGCCGGCGGCACTTACTATCAACACTACCAAATCAACGATAAATTCAACCTTTCTGCAGGTGTCGGTTTATACGGATTTTTGGTTGAGTTAGAAGCTGACCATCTGCGCGGCGGCAATTACGCCAGCGAAGGAGGCTATCAATTTATGCCTTCCGTCACAGGTAAGGCTCAATACAAGCTGATCGGTGACTTGTATTTGCAAGGACTTGCCAACTACCAGACGTGGAGTAATGACCAAGTCGGGTATGTAGAAGCTGGTTTCAACTACGCAGTGAACAAAGATTGGGAGCTCGGATTGAAATACACTATGTCACGAAATGAGTGGCGTGATGTCGGCGTTAAATATCGCGCCAACGCGGTAGTACTCTCTTTCGCCAACCGTTTTTAA
- a CDS encoding hybrid-cluster NAD(P)-dependent oxidoreductase gives MTSEWQNNLPTTLRCVEKWQETPDTVSITLAPIGDEDIAFEFKPGQFVSLGFEMEGKVEYRAYSISSVPNEPLLKLTIKRVEGGLISNHIVDTFAPGDTVLALAPTGPFNSVDCTPKDKVVMLSAGCGITPVMSMTKTWLADEKDIDIVFIHMAKSAQQTIYFDELESMDSIHSHFHFKLLLKDNTGTRHPQGRLDKAWLQTLCPDIAERTVYLCGPTQFMQDMESHSLALGVEPQAFHQESFTPIETHQEPSAGGVVQFEVPAFGVSAEVEQGATLADVLEDNGVPIIIACRSGMCGSCKCKVTKGEVSRTSTETLTEQDLAEGYTLACSSQIQSDVEVELM, from the coding sequence ATGACAAGTGAATGGCAAAACAACCTGCCAACAACTTTACGCTGCGTAGAGAAGTGGCAAGAAACCCCAGATACCGTGAGCATTACGCTGGCCCCTATAGGCGATGAAGATATCGCTTTCGAATTTAAGCCCGGACAGTTTGTCTCACTGGGTTTTGAGATGGAGGGTAAAGTTGAATATAGAGCCTATTCTATTAGCTCTGTGCCTAACGAACCTCTGTTAAAGCTGACTATCAAGCGCGTTGAGGGAGGCTTAATCTCAAACCACATTGTCGATACCTTCGCCCCGGGTGATACTGTGTTAGCCCTTGCGCCTACGGGTCCATTTAACAGTGTCGATTGCACGCCAAAAGATAAAGTCGTTATGCTTAGCGCAGGTTGCGGTATTACTCCTGTAATGTCGATGACAAAGACCTGGTTAGCTGATGAAAAAGATATCGACATCGTCTTTATTCATATGGCTAAAAGCGCTCAGCAAACCATCTATTTTGATGAGCTAGAGTCAATGGACAGCATTCACAGCCACTTCCACTTTAAGTTGCTGCTAAAAGACAACACTGGGACACGTCATCCGCAAGGTCGACTAGATAAGGCATGGCTACAAACCCTATGTCCTGATATCGCGGAACGCACCGTTTATCTATGCGGGCCAACTCAGTTTATGCAGGATATGGAGTCTCACTCGCTCGCACTCGGCGTTGAACCTCAAGCGTTTCATCAGGAAAGCTTCACTCCAATTGAAACCCATCAAGAACCATCTGCTGGCGGTGTGGTTCAATTTGAAGTGCCCGCTTTTGGTGTCAGTGCTGAAGTTGAGCAAGGTGCGACACTTGCCGATGTCCTAGAGGACAATGGTGTACCCATCATCATCGCTTGTCGCAGCGGTATGTGTGGTTCTTGCAAATGCAAAGTGACTAAAGGGGAAGTGTCTCGTACTAGCACCGAGACTCTGACTGAACAAGACTTAGCGGAAGGTTATACGCTCGCTTGCTCTAGCCAGATTCAGAGCGACGTTGAAGTCGAATTGATGTAA
- a CDS encoding aminotransferase-like domain-containing protein: MSIYQQLANQFIEEIENGKRVEGGRMPSLRQLAKQQSVSMSTVVSCYQELESQGWIHSRPQAGYFVSPRKPVHATPNWAQFKSKVSHVIRSSPTHSAKSGPLGVSSTSADEQSVIELERSFRRALKRMGDRLNHYPDIQGEPLLRSALSTHFAKLDLHFNPDQIVVTAGCMSSIKAALEACTKQGDTIAISSPCFNGILELLGKMSRKIIEIPSLDDGVDLEQLEAHLKHRRVDAAIFCTSHMNPQGINMSANQKQKLAQLANDYRIPVIEDDVYMELSYSSHTPLPAKYYDKCGYVLWCGSVSKSLSPSYRLGWCLPGRYLDTYKIQFASASYGVALPTQLAVADFIESGQYAKHVKRRRTQLLSLRQQYLDYLTQHLPGDVKFSHPQGGMVLWLQIPNLDQNALAQSVDQHQLDVRLGHLFTTLDLYSECIRINMGYPLQGQAKQDLDLLIRLIKQAC; encoded by the coding sequence ATGAGCATCTACCAACAGCTAGCGAATCAATTTATTGAAGAGATAGAAAACGGCAAAAGAGTCGAAGGGGGTAGAATGCCTTCGCTTAGGCAGCTAGCCAAACAGCAATCCGTCAGTATGTCTACAGTGGTCAGCTGTTATCAAGAGCTCGAATCACAGGGCTGGATTCACTCTAGACCACAAGCGGGTTACTTTGTTTCACCTCGTAAGCCAGTGCACGCGACACCAAATTGGGCTCAATTTAAAAGTAAGGTCTCTCACGTCATCAGGAGTTCACCAACCCACAGTGCGAAAAGTGGTCCATTGGGCGTATCGAGCACCTCGGCAGATGAACAGTCTGTGATTGAACTGGAACGCAGCTTTCGCCGCGCACTGAAACGGATGGGGGACAGGCTCAATCACTATCCCGATATTCAAGGTGAGCCTTTACTGCGCAGCGCTTTATCCACCCACTTTGCCAAGCTCGACTTACATTTTAATCCTGACCAGATCGTCGTTACCGCGGGGTGTATGTCTTCAATCAAAGCAGCATTGGAAGCCTGCACCAAACAAGGCGACACCATAGCGATAAGCTCTCCATGCTTCAATGGCATCTTGGAGCTGCTAGGAAAAATGTCGCGCAAGATCATTGAGATCCCTTCTTTAGATGATGGTGTAGACCTTGAACAACTAGAAGCGCACCTCAAGCACAGACGTGTCGATGCAGCGATATTTTGTACCTCGCATATGAATCCGCAAGGCATCAATATGTCAGCCAACCAAAAGCAAAAACTGGCCCAGCTCGCCAACGATTACCGCATTCCGGTAATCGAAGACGATGTCTATATGGAGCTCTCCTACTCTTCCCACACGCCCTTACCGGCTAAATATTATGACAAGTGCGGGTATGTTTTATGGTGTGGCTCTGTCTCAAAAAGCCTTTCACCCAGTTACCGTTTGGGCTGGTGCCTTCCGGGAAGATACCTAGATACGTACAAGATCCAATTTGCATCGGCAAGTTATGGCGTTGCCCTTCCAACCCAACTCGCTGTAGCGGATTTTATCGAATCAGGTCAGTACGCCAAGCATGTAAAAAGAAGGCGCACCCAGTTACTTAGCCTGAGGCAACAATACCTTGACTACCTTACGCAGCATTTACCGGGTGACGTGAAATTCAGTCACCCACAAGGTGGCATGGTACTGTGGCTTCAAATACCCAACTTGGACCAAAATGCCCTCGCGCAAAGTGTCGATCAGCATCAACTCGATGTCCGGCTTGGTCACTTATTTACCACGCTCGATCTGTATAGTGAGTGCATTCGAATCAATATGGGCTATCCACTTCAAGGGCAAGCGAAACAGGATCTAGACTTGCTCATCAGACTAATAAAGCAAGCGTGTTAA
- a CDS encoding YjiH family protein → MSDTLLVEENHKTNRNLLMFAIPSLLGLFFFLAPLTYDGNFTFPLALMAKGVKALLGDAILPTVTGVICFSAFASLAASLLKPTFVTQSYLLTRLFILTPTWLVIRSLGALFTLLALHQIGPEIIWNGNTGGLVLNDLLPSLLVTFFLAGLLLPLLLNFGLLELLGTLLSKFMRPVFRLPGRAAIDCMSSWLGDGTVGVILTSKQYEDKKYTAREAAVVATMFSPVGISFSLVVLTQVGLANYFVPFYFAICLSGVAAAMVIQFLPPLSYKKDLYIDGSAPNRDDELVPAGKSTLGFGMELALKRADKVKSLGSVAKEGVHNALDMVFGVLPVVMAIGTLGLVVAEATPLFSMLGAPFVPLLELLNVPEAAAAAETMLVGFTDMYVPSIIAASSVNADLTKFVVAALSVTQLIFMSETGSVILSSKVPINFLELVAIFLLRTLVTLPIIVLVAHAIF, encoded by the coding sequence ATGAGCGATACACTTCTCGTTGAAGAGAACCACAAAACTAACCGGAATCTGCTGATGTTTGCGATTCCATCATTACTAGGATTATTCTTTTTCCTTGCTCCGCTAACATACGACGGTAACTTTACCTTCCCGCTAGCTTTAATGGCGAAAGGGGTTAAAGCGCTGCTAGGGGATGCGATTTTACCGACGGTCACGGGCGTGATCTGTTTTTCAGCGTTTGCATCACTTGCCGCAAGTCTTTTAAAGCCAACTTTTGTTACGCAATCTTATCTGCTTACAAGACTTTTCATTCTGACTCCAACTTGGCTGGTGATTCGTTCGTTAGGTGCGTTATTCACGCTACTGGCGTTGCATCAAATCGGGCCAGAGATCATCTGGAACGGTAACACGGGTGGTCTAGTTTTAAATGACTTGCTTCCATCGCTATTGGTAACTTTCTTCCTTGCGGGATTATTGCTTCCGCTACTGCTTAACTTTGGTTTGCTTGAGCTGTTGGGTACGTTACTGAGTAAGTTTATGCGCCCTGTTTTCCGTCTACCGGGTAGAGCGGCGATTGACTGTATGTCTTCATGGTTAGGCGATGGTACGGTCGGTGTTATCTTAACTAGCAAGCAGTATGAAGATAAAAAATACACAGCGCGTGAAGCCGCAGTGGTTGCAACTATGTTCTCACCTGTGGGTATTTCATTCTCGCTTGTGGTACTGACTCAAGTTGGATTAGCGAACTACTTTGTACCGTTTTACTTTGCGATCTGTTTGTCTGGCGTTGCTGCGGCGATGGTGATTCAATTCCTGCCACCGCTATCTTACAAGAAAGATCTCTACATTGATGGTAGTGCGCCGAATCGAGATGATGAACTGGTTCCGGCTGGTAAATCGACTCTAGGTTTTGGTATGGAGCTAGCACTGAAACGTGCCGACAAAGTAAAAAGCTTAGGCTCAGTGGCTAAAGAAGGTGTGCATAACGCGCTGGATATGGTGTTTGGTGTTCTTCCTGTTGTTATGGCTATTGGTACACTAGGTCTAGTGGTTGCAGAAGCGACGCCATTGTTCTCAATGCTAGGTGCTCCGTTTGTACCTCTACTAGAGCTACTTAATGTGCCAGAGGCAGCAGCGGCGGCAGAAACTATGCTGGTGGGCTTCACTGATATGTATGTTCCATCAATCATCGCGGCATCATCTGTGAATGCGGATTTAACCAAGTTTGTCGTGGCAGCACTGTCTGTTACTCAGCTGATTTTCATGTCAGAAACAGGTTCGGTGATCTTAAGCAGTAAGGTGCCAATTAACTTCCTAGAATTGGTGGCAATTTTCCTACTTCGTACATTAGTAACGCTGCCTATTATTGTCCTCGTGGCACACGCGATCTTCTAA
- a CDS encoding phosphatase PAP2 family protein: MKKLFLSAAVSCVLAQGTAFANPTTNAITSNTDDDYVVAGDYIQVALPLTGLFAAWLHDDAEGAKQLTYSLATTIGIVQAGKYVVGRVRPNSSNTASFPSGHTAAAFSGAAFLQSRYGAKWGLPAYAAASFVGASRVHGNRHYADDVVAGAGIAFLTNQFFVSEYTPEGVNLSAAPLKDGMMLNVSLTNDAFEYDSNRKRANPVYAKKKVHSFTLDIGFNTYDTMGDLGANQTIENSAPVDEYQPFSRATYAYQLSDDSAIEFQIAPNETRRTGKVSGSFEIDNNTYTQGEDIFIALRQWSAGGLYQKQYQVSDAVSLTAGAGLYAYLLDIETDLLNGGRHSKLSSTPVLPAVSGEVEYAFNDKWSVMGRVDYQIFDRDRVFASETGVNYKVNPDWTVALKYAYTNNNWEMYQTRYRSESVLLSVTNRF; this comes from the coding sequence ATGAAAAAACTTTTTTTGTCAGCGGCAGTTAGTTGTGTTCTTGCTCAAGGAACTGCATTTGCGAATCCAACAACTAACGCAATCACTAGCAATACAGACGATGATTACGTCGTCGCTGGCGACTATATTCAAGTTGCTCTTCCTCTTACTGGTCTCTTTGCCGCTTGGTTGCATGATGATGCCGAGGGTGCAAAACAGTTAACCTACTCACTTGCCACGACTATCGGTATCGTACAAGCGGGAAAATATGTCGTTGGGCGCGTAAGACCAAACTCTTCAAACACAGCGTCCTTCCCATCAGGGCACACAGCTGCGGCTTTCTCTGGTGCCGCATTCCTACAAAGCCGCTATGGTGCTAAGTGGGGTCTTCCTGCGTACGCCGCTGCAAGTTTTGTTGGTGCAAGTCGTGTACACGGCAACCGCCACTATGCGGACGATGTTGTCGCTGGTGCAGGTATTGCCTTTTTAACTAATCAGTTTTTTGTCTCAGAGTACACACCTGAAGGGGTGAACCTAAGTGCTGCGCCACTTAAAGATGGCATGATGCTCAACGTCAGCTTAACCAATGACGCCTTTGAGTATGACTCAAATAGAAAGCGTGCTAACCCGGTTTACGCTAAGAAAAAAGTCCATTCATTTACGTTAGACATCGGTTTCAACACTTACGATACAATGGGTGATTTGGGTGCAAACCAAACCATCGAAAACTCAGCACCAGTTGATGAATACCAACCGTTCTCACGCGCAACCTATGCGTATCAGCTTAGCGATGACAGTGCAATAGAGTTTCAAATCGCGCCTAACGAGACGCGTCGTACTGGCAAAGTAAGCGGTAGTTTTGAAATCGACAACAACACTTATACGCAAGGAGAAGACATTTTTATCGCTTTGCGTCAGTGGAGCGCAGGTGGCCTTTACCAGAAACAATACCAAGTTAGTGATGCTGTCTCCCTTACTGCCGGAGCAGGTTTATATGCCTACTTGCTAGATATAGAAACTGACTTACTCAATGGTGGCAGGCATTCTAAGCTCAGCTCTACACCAGTACTTCCTGCTGTCTCTGGGGAAGTTGAATACGCGTTCAATGATAAGTGGTCAGTTATGGGCCGTGTAGACTATCAAATCTTCGATAGAGATCGTGTGTTTGCCTCTGAAACTGGCGTTAACTACAAGGTCAATCCAGACTGGACGGTCGCGTTGAAATACGCTTATACCAACAACAATTGGGAAATGTACCAAACAAGATATCGCTCTGAGTCAGTCTTACTGTCGGTAACTAACCGATTCTAA
- the hcp gene encoding hydroxylamine reductase, whose protein sequence is MFCIQCEQTIQTPTVKGCSFAQGMCGKTSEVSDLQDVLVYTLQGVSYWAEQARKFDIIDTEIDQWAPKAFFSTLTNVNFDPERILELASLAAQYKARLKEQTLAAAKLGDIELDEAPSVAHFELPATAEEILAHAPLVAVNRGYQHLSEDVIGLRLLCLYGLKGAAAYMEHARVLEQTNTDIYAEYHQIMAWLGTDPEDLNALLECSMQIGLMNYKVMEMLDAGETATFGHPTPTAVNVKTVKGKAILVSGHDLHDLEKILQQTEGKGINVYTNGEMLPAHGYPELNKYSHLVGNYGSAWQNQQKEFANFPGAIVMTSNCLLNPNVGQYADRLFTRSIVGWPGVAHIEGDDFSQVIECALAQDGFQHDEIEQMITVGFGRNALMEAAPAVVEQVKEGNIKHFFLVGGCDGDKSERSYYTDFTAAAPEDSVILTLACGKFRFNKNQFGDINGIPRLLDVGQCNDAYSAIQLALALSKEFDCDINELPLTLVLSWFEQKAIVILLTLFALGVKGIYTGPTAPAFLTDNLLAIIQEKFDMRSIGNVEDDLKTILAA, encoded by the coding sequence ATGTTCTGTATTCAATGTGAACAGACGATTCAAACCCCTACTGTAAAGGGCTGCTCATTTGCACAAGGTATGTGTGGCAAAACTTCTGAAGTTTCTGATTTACAAGACGTATTGGTCTACACCCTACAAGGGGTTTCTTACTGGGCTGAGCAAGCGCGCAAATTCGATATCATCGATACTGAAATCGACCAGTGGGCACCAAAAGCTTTCTTTTCTACGCTGACCAACGTTAACTTCGATCCTGAGCGTATTCTTGAACTTGCTTCACTGGCAGCGCAATACAAAGCTCGCTTAAAAGAACAAACGCTCGCGGCAGCTAAATTGGGTGATATTGAGTTGGATGAAGCACCATCTGTCGCTCACTTTGAGCTTCCAGCAACTGCAGAAGAGATTTTAGCTCATGCTCCTCTTGTGGCAGTTAACCGTGGCTACCAACATCTGAGTGAAGATGTGATTGGTCTGCGCCTACTTTGCTTATACGGCCTAAAAGGTGCAGCAGCCTACATGGAGCACGCACGTGTACTAGAGCAAACCAACACGGATATTTATGCCGAGTACCACCAAATCATGGCATGGCTTGGTACTGACCCAGAAGATTTAAACGCTCTGTTAGAGTGTTCGATGCAGATCGGCCTAATGAACTACAAAGTGATGGAGATGCTAGACGCGGGTGAAACGGCTACGTTCGGCCACCCTACTCCTACTGCCGTTAACGTTAAGACAGTCAAAGGCAAAGCGATTCTAGTGTCTGGTCATGACCTACATGATCTAGAAAAGATCCTGCAACAAACTGAAGGCAAAGGCATTAATGTCTACACCAATGGTGAAATGCTACCTGCACACGGCTACCCAGAACTAAACAAGTATTCTCATTTAGTGGGTAACTACGGCAGCGCATGGCAAAACCAGCAAAAAGAGTTTGCCAACTTCCCTGGCGCAATTGTCATGACATCGAACTGTTTGTTGAATCCAAATGTTGGCCAATACGCCGATCGCCTATTTACTCGTAGCATTGTTGGCTGGCCGGGTGTTGCACATATCGAAGGTGATGATTTCAGCCAAGTGATCGAGTGCGCTCTAGCTCAAGACGGCTTCCAACATGACGAAATCGAACAGATGATCACGGTTGGCTTCGGTCGTAATGCACTAATGGAAGCAGCGCCAGCGGTGGTTGAACAAGTAAAGGAAGGCAACATCAAGCACTTCTTCTTAGTGGGTGGTTGTGATGGTGATAAATCTGAGCGTAGTTACTACACAGACTTCACCGCAGCAGCACCTGAAGACAGCGTAATCCTGACGCTGGCTTGTGGTAAATTCCGCTTCAACAAGAATCAGTTTGGTGACATCAACGGTATCCCACGCCTACTCGATGTTGGTCAATGTAATGATGCTTACTCAGCAATCCAACTTGCGCTAGCGCTATCTAAAGAGTTCGACTGTGATATCAATGAGCTTCCGCTAACCCTCGTTCTATCTTGGTTTGAACAAAAAGCGATTGTTATCTTACTGACCCTATTCGCTTTAGGTGTGAAAGGTATCTACACAGGTCCAACCGCACCTGCGTTCTTGACCGACAACCTACTGGCAATCATCCAAGAGAAATTCGACATGCGCAGTATCGGTAATGTTGAAGACGATCTAAAAACCATCTTAGCTGCTTAA